The Streptomyces sp. BA2 genome includes the window TCGGCGAGCGGGGTGAGGTGGAAGCGGCCCTCCTCGTCCTCGCGGAAGACGCGCTTGGTGGCGAGGAACCGCAGGAGCCGGTACAGGTGCGGGCCGTTGACGTCCGTCGCCTCGGCGAGCTCGGCGGCGGTGCGCGGGCCGTCGGCCAGGTGGTCGGCGATGCCGAAGCGCGCGGCGGTGTGCAGGGCCGCCGAGTACACGTAGCCCAGGGCGAGTTCGAGCAGCTCGCTCGTCACCTGCTCCGCGTCGGTGGCCTGACCGGTGCCGTGCGGGGTGCTGGACGTCTTCGGGACTTCTGTGGTCCCGGGGCGAGCGCCTGCCATCGGTGAGATCCCCTCTTGTGCCGAGCGAATTGTGCCGTGCGAAGTCCAGGGGTGCACAGGTCGTGCACGAGGCCCGGCGTGCGCGTCCAAGCCTCCCCCCGGCCCATCGCGTTCCGCTTGAGCGGCGCGTGAGCGCGGGCCTCTCCCGGCCGTGGGCGCTCGAACACCGCTCGACCTGGCCCCGAGGCGCGGGAACGATGATTCCGCGTGTTCGGCAGAAAACACGTCGCTTGGGGGATCCATGGCTCAGGACGCACCGCACGGCTTCACCGACGCCGCCGACCTGCGGCGCAAGAACCGTGCCACCGTCGAGAGGTATCTGGCGGACACGAAGGGGCAGGCCCGTCTGAACCGGCACGAGCTGTTCGTCGAGCACGGCAGCGGCGGTCTGTGGACCAACGACACAGGCAAGCCCATCGTCATCAGCGGCCGTGACCGGCTCGCCGAGCACGGGGTGTGGTCGCTGGAGATGTTCCCGGACTGGGAGTGGTACAACATCCAGGTCTTCGAGACGCAGGACCCCGACTTCTTCTGGGTCGAGTGCGACGGACACGGAAAGATCCGCTTCCCCGGCTATCCCGAGGGCTACTACGAGAACCACTTCCTGCACTCCTTCGCGCTCGACGACGGAAAGATCGTGCAGAACCGTGAGTTCATGAACCCCTTCGAGCAGTTGCGGGCGCTCGGCATTCCCGTCCCGACGATCAAGCGCGAGGGAATCCCCACCTGACCGGCGACCGGACCCGGCGGCGATGCACGCGCAGGCGCCGCCACCAGGTCCGGCCGGCTGACGAGACGTCAGCCGATCAGATAGTTCTGGATCGTCGGGGAGAGGAGCTCGATCAGCTCCTCGGGCGACGCCGACGCGATCGGCTCGAGCTCCAGGACGTAGCGGTACATGACCACGCCCCAGACCTGCGCCGCCGCCGCGTTGATGTTGATCACCGGCACGCCGAGCGTCTCGGCCACCTGGTCGATGTCCATCGGCCGGTCCTCGAGCGCGATGCCCACCTGCGCGAAGAGGAACGAGTACAGGAACGTGCGGAGCGCCTCCGCGCCTTCCTTGGTGTTGGTCGCGTGCGCCAGGTTCGCCAGGAGCTTGGGCCGCATCTCGGGGTTCTCCCACCGGGCGAGAGCCGACTGCAGGAGGCTCTCGCCCAGCCGTTCGCGCGGGCCGCTGAGCGACTGAGCACTGGCCTTGGCGAGCGCGTCCCCGAGCTCGTTCAGGGCGGCAGTGCTCTCGGTCTTCGTGGTCTCGGACATGTAAACCTCTCTAGTCGTCACGCGACCTTCGTCGCGCAGAGAATCGCCTCCACAGGGAGGGCGTTCTTCGGCATCTCGGCGGGGTCCTCGGCCAGCGCCTTGGTGACCTTGAACCCGCACTCCTCGATCCAGCGCTGCCACGTCGACAGCTTCTGCGGCCCGCCCTGGCCCATGGCGCAGCCGATGAAGAAGCTGGGGTAGAAGTCGACGGTGTAGTTGTCGGGGTCCTTGAGGTTCTCGGGGAACACCGGGACCAGGACATTGATCGTCCCGCCGGCCTCCAGCGACCGGTGGACGCCTTCGAGGATCCTGAACACGTCGCTCTTGTCGAACATGGGCAGGAAGTGCTTGATCAGTACGGTGTCGAAACCCTTCGGCACTTCCTTGAAGACGTCACCGCCGATGAACGAGCAGTGCTCCTCGACGCCATGGGTCCGGAAGTTCTCCAGGCACTCCTTCTCCTTCGCCGGCAGGTCGAAGGTGGTGACCTTCAGTCCGGGGGAGGCCTTGTGCCGGTAGGTGTGGATCGCTCCGAGGCCCGTGTTGCCCGCGAGGTCGAGGACCTGGGCGCCGGAGGGTATGTCGACGTTGCCGAAGAACCAGGGGTCGATGTGCGCGGTGGCGGTGTTCATCAACCGCGCCCAGGACGCGCGCAGTTCGTCGT containing:
- a CDS encoding PhzA/PhzB family protein; protein product: MAQDAPHGFTDAADLRRKNRATVERYLADTKGQARLNRHELFVEHGSGGLWTNDTGKPIVISGRDRLAEHGVWSLEMFPDWEWYNIQVFETQDPDFFWVECDGHGKIRFPGYPEGYYENHFLHSFALDDGKIVQNREFMNPFEQLRALGIPVPTIKREGIPT
- a CDS encoding TetR/AcrR family transcriptional regulator, whose translation is MSETTKTESTAALNELGDALAKASAQSLSGPRERLGESLLQSALARWENPEMRPKLLANLAHATNTKEGAEALRTFLYSFLFAQVGIALEDRPMDIDQVAETLGVPVININAAAAQVWGVVMYRYVLELEPIASASPEELIELLSPTIQNYLIG
- a CDS encoding acetylserotonin O-methyltransferase; translation: MTSDATLARFREYMVGPSRFMSLLSCFELGIIDRLRESPGLTADELGKAVGAKPDAVEQLLLLLVKESFIAYDEDSGAYTLDALADLGENDTRLVLADMDMIKMVTLRQLFYLTESVRSGTTVGLREIYGSEGDLYNALAEHDELRASWARLMNTATAHIDPWFFGNVDIPSGAQVLDLAGNTGLGAIHTYRHKASPGLKVTTFDLPAKEKECLENFRTHGVEEHCSFIGGDVFKEVPKGFDTVLIKHFLPMFDKSDVFRILEGVHRSLEAGGTINVLVPVFPENLKDPDNYTVDFYPSFFIGCAMGQGGPQKLSTWQRWIEECGFKVTKALAEDPAEMPKNALPVEAILCATKVA